Proteins encoded within one genomic window of Nordella sp. HKS 07:
- a CDS encoding ABC transporter permease yields MRDAELHSSPSVLPVIGREIRSWSPSLKVGAALMLVITLAAVFAPLIAPFDPTEQDYNAILLPPNLTHFFGTDNLGRDIFSRVIYGARIDLVIGFITTYVPMTYGVVIGAYAGYMGGRIDSVLMRIIDVAMAFPFLVLIIVILAILGPGVQNIYIAIFIVAWTMYARLARAEMMVERTKDYMIAARVLGFPRSRVIFRHGLPNVINSSIVFSASDFVLNIVLVSGLSFIGLGIQPPEPEWGALIAEGRDFIRQAWWIATFPGLAIVVTGTALALIGDGLARRLGARHHTTV; encoded by the coding sequence ATGAGAGATGCCGAGCTTCATTCCTCTCCGTCGGTTCTGCCGGTCATCGGCCGTGAAATCCGCTCCTGGAGTCCGTCTCTGAAGGTCGGCGCCGCGCTCATGCTGGTAATCACGCTGGCCGCCGTGTTCGCCCCTCTGATCGCGCCTTTCGATCCGACAGAGCAGGACTACAACGCCATCCTGTTGCCGCCAAATCTCACCCATTTCTTCGGCACCGACAATCTCGGCCGGGATATCTTCTCGCGTGTGATCTACGGCGCGCGCATTGATCTTGTGATCGGCTTCATCACGACCTACGTCCCGATGACCTACGGCGTCGTCATCGGCGCTTATGCCGGTTACATGGGAGGCCGCATCGACAGCGTGCTTATGCGCATCATCGATGTGGCCATGGCTTTTCCGTTCCTTGTCCTGATCATCGTCATTCTCGCGATCCTCGGGCCGGGCGTGCAGAATATCTATATCGCCATCTTCATCGTGGCCTGGACGATGTATGCGCGGCTGGCACGGGCCGAGATGATGGTGGAGCGCACCAAGGACTATATGATCGCCGCGCGCGTTCTCGGATTTCCGCGCAGCCGCGTCATATTCCGCCATGGGTTGCCCAATGTGATCAATTCCTCGATCGTTTTCTCGGCCTCGGATTTCGTGCTCAATATCGTTCTCGTTTCGGGATTGAGCTTCATCGGTCTGGGCATCCAGCCGCCGGAGCCGGAATGGGGGGCATTGATCGCCGAAGGACGCGATTTCATCCGCCAAGCCTGGTGGATCGCGACATTTCCCGGACTTGCCATTGTCGTGACCGGAACGGCGCTGGCGCTCATCGGTGACGGACTGGCGCGTCGGCTGGGTGCGCGCCACCATACGACGGTATAA
- a CDS encoding ABC transporter permease produces MSILTYIVSRFLHAVPVMLGVTICVFLTIHLVPGDPIRIMMHGRISDAEVAAIYQELGMDRPLLIQYADFLRHAVAGDLGMSLIQKAPVTTLVIEKLWPTLALLSFSAVLSILIAVPLGLVAAFYRNRWPDQLIRLGSIVGFALPSYWLGLLLILCFGLWLGWFPISGIGKGPLQMLYHLFLPSLTIALFLGPVLVQSLRAAMLDVLTSEFIEVARAKGLSEWRILTKHVLRNALIPVITVLAANISWLLSGAVIVEYVFGLPGLGSLLVRSVGYRDYPLIQGLSLIFAVLVVIVNLIADLSYMLVDRRVLKA; encoded by the coding sequence ATGAGCATTCTCACCTATATCGTCTCCCGCTTCCTGCATGCCGTTCCGGTCATGCTGGGTGTGACGATCTGCGTCTTCCTGACGATACATCTGGTACCTGGCGATCCCATCCGGATCATGATGCACGGACGCATCAGCGACGCCGAGGTTGCGGCGATCTATCAGGAACTCGGCATGGATCGTCCGCTGCTGATCCAATATGCCGACTTTCTCCGCCACGCGGTGGCCGGCGATCTGGGTATGAGCCTGATCCAGAAGGCACCGGTGACGACGTTGGTCATCGAGAAGTTGTGGCCGACCTTGGCGCTGCTCAGCTTCAGCGCCGTGCTGTCGATCCTGATCGCCGTTCCTCTGGGGCTAGTCGCCGCCTTCTACCGCAACCGCTGGCCCGACCAGCTGATCCGGCTCGGCAGCATTGTCGGATTTGCCCTGCCTTCCTACTGGCTTGGTCTGCTCCTCATCCTCTGTTTCGGGCTTTGGCTCGGCTGGTTCCCGATCTCCGGCATCGGCAAGGGGCCGCTTCAGATGCTGTACCATCTGTTCCTGCCGTCATTGACGATTGCCCTGTTTCTCGGGCCCGTATTGGTGCAGTCCCTGCGTGCCGCCATGCTCGACGTGCTGACCTCGGAATTCATCGAAGTCGCCCGCGCCAAAGGTCTCTCGGAATGGCGGATACTGACGAAGCATGTGCTCCGCAACGCTCTCATTCCCGTCATCACGGTGCTCGCCGCCAATATCAGCTGGCTCCTGAGCGGCGCGGTGATCGTCGAATATGTCTTCGGCCTCCCCGGACTTGGTTCTCTCCTGGTCCGCTCGGTAGGGTATCGCGATTATCCGCTGATCCAGGGATTGTCGCTGATCTTCGCCGTGCTGGTCGTCATCGTCAACCTGATCGCCGATCTGAGCTACATGCTCGTCGATCGCCGCGTATTGAAGGCCTGA
- a CDS encoding ABC transporter ATP-binding protein, translating to MVEFTKPKSIAAMLTGRPARAVRAVDGVSLDVMPGETLGLVGESGSGKSTVGRAILGLNKPVRGKIEFEGASVASRPDIHRHLQMVFQDPYSSLNPRIRIGAAIAEVLHFHRIVPAQDIDGEVRRLLSVVGLSASMADRRPRELSGGQRQRAGLARALAMRPVFLILDEPVAALDVSIQAQILNLLTELRHELGLTMLFIAHELGVVRHMSDRIAVMYLGKIMEIGPADAIFETPRHPYTRALLSAVPKMELVKRQRPPVTQGDIPSPLNIPSGCRFRTRCLMARDICGTEPPEVTIAPGHVSRCHFAASLTEAGITLPQTTPSPINTKG from the coding sequence ATGGTGGAGTTCACCAAGCCCAAATCCATCGCGGCTATGCTGACCGGCCGACCGGCGCGGGCGGTCCGAGCCGTCGACGGCGTGTCGCTGGACGTCATGCCGGGTGAGACGCTCGGGCTCGTTGGAGAAAGCGGGAGCGGAAAATCAACGGTTGGGCGGGCCATTCTGGGACTCAACAAGCCGGTCAGGGGAAAGATCGAATTCGAAGGTGCCTCCGTCGCGAGCCGGCCGGACATCCATCGCCACCTGCAAATGGTCTTCCAGGATCCTTATTCGTCGCTCAATCCGCGCATCAGGATAGGTGCCGCCATTGCTGAGGTCTTGCACTTTCACCGGATTGTGCCGGCACAGGACATTGACGGCGAAGTGCGGCGGCTCCTGTCGGTGGTCGGGTTGTCGGCGAGCATGGCCGACCGGCGGCCACGCGAACTGAGCGGCGGCCAACGCCAGCGTGCGGGCCTGGCGCGGGCCCTCGCGATGCGTCCGGTCTTTCTCATCCTGGATGAACCGGTGGCGGCTCTCGACGTATCAATTCAGGCGCAGATCCTCAATCTACTCACCGAGCTTCGCCACGAGCTTGGCTTGACCATGCTGTTCATTGCCCATGAGCTCGGTGTGGTGCGTCATATGTCCGACCGCATCGCCGTCATGTATCTGGGCAAGATCATGGAGATCGGGCCCGCCGATGCGATATTCGAGACCCCTCGGCATCCCTATACCCGCGCGCTTCTGAGCGCGGTTCCCAAGATGGAGCTGGTGAAGCGCCAGCGTCCGCCGGTGACACAGGGGGACATTCCAAGCCCCTTGAATATTCCTTCCGGCTGCCGGTTCAGGACGCGCTGCCTCATGGCACGGGACATCTGCGGGACCGAACCGCCGGAAGTCACCATCGCACCCGGACATGTCTCGCGTTGCCATTTCGCGGCAAGCCTGACCGAAGCAGGCATAACTCTCCCACAAACCACACCGTCTCCCATCAACACGAAAGGATAA
- a CDS encoding ABC transporter ATP-binding protein: MGAPDLLSVSNLDVVFASSHGRVVANNRVSLRLAAGETLGVVGESGSGKSVLCRALLGLLPSPPAAVSAEHLEFDGRDLMSLDPTQLRAIRGQEIAMIFQNPMSSLNPVWPIGDQITEGLRVHREFGRNEARQAAIAALRRVGIPSPEIRVDDYPYQWSGGMAQRAVIAMAMIGGPKLLLADEPTTALDVTIQDQILSLLMQLQRETGMAIILVSHDMSVISETCDRVAVMYAGSIVETGRTADIFRSPAHPYTVGLLNSIPHVRGKTEKLATIPGQPPDLARLGAGCPFVERCAVASAECRTRSIALAAIGPDHHTACHFPERAAELIREPVP; encoded by the coding sequence ATGGGAGCGCCGGATCTTCTTTCAGTCAGCAATCTGGACGTCGTCTTCGCGTCGTCACACGGACGCGTGGTCGCCAATAATCGGGTTTCCCTGAGGCTCGCGGCTGGAGAGACTCTGGGCGTCGTGGGTGAATCCGGCAGCGGCAAGTCGGTTCTCTGCCGCGCCCTTCTGGGGCTTCTTCCTTCACCGCCCGCGGCGGTCAGCGCCGAACACCTCGAGTTCGACGGCCGCGATCTCATGAGCCTCGACCCGACGCAACTGCGGGCTATTCGCGGGCAGGAGATCGCCATGATCTTCCAGAACCCGATGAGCAGCCTCAACCCGGTCTGGCCGATCGGCGACCAGATAACGGAAGGCCTGCGCGTCCATCGCGAGTTCGGGCGCAACGAAGCGCGGCAAGCGGCGATCGCGGCCTTGCGGCGCGTCGGAATCCCCAGCCCGGAGATCCGTGTCGACGACTATCCCTATCAATGGTCCGGCGGCATGGCGCAACGCGCCGTCATCGCCATGGCGATGATCGGTGGTCCAAAGCTGCTGCTCGCCGACGAGCCGACCACCGCGCTGGACGTTACCATCCAGGATCAAATTCTCTCACTGCTCATGCAGCTGCAGCGCGAGACGGGTATGGCGATCATCCTTGTCTCGCATGACATGAGCGTCATCTCCGAAACCTGCGACCGTGTTGCCGTCATGTATGCGGGCAGCATCGTCGAAACGGGACGTACCGCCGATATCTTCAGAAGCCCGGCGCATCCTTACACGGTCGGCCTGTTGAATTCGATTCCGCATGTCAGGGGCAAGACGGAAAAACTGGCCACGATCCCAGGCCAGCCGCCGGACCTTGCGCGGCTGGGGGCGGGATGTCCGTTCGTCGAGCGCTGCGCGGTCGCAAGCGCCGAATGCCGGACACGCAGCATCGCCCTTGCTGCCATCGGCCCCGATCACCACACGGCGTGCCATTTTCCCGAGCGTGCAGCTGAACTCATCCGGGAGCCGGTACCTTGA
- a CDS encoding MFS transporter, whose protein sequence is MQPQALNFRLCFFMSFLFLGLGVQLPFLPLWLADRGLTTAEIAAVLSGQIVIRMFGAPLGTFLADRYDRPIVLVRIGALLCAASYLLMSFMTDFATIFPVAVLASVFLSPVGPIAENFAIVESAKAGLDYGRQRLWASVSFFIGTIVAGFALEWMATGQAVLLIAVSYAALAAAGLVLPDRRPQKAAASETPAAMVKPADILQLFRRRGFVIFLLAVSIAQASHALLYGFGSLHWEQLGHSKAVIGILWGIGVAAEVVFFFFSGRLVPRFAPTVLILLGCLAGILRWTITAFDPALWLLLPLQALHALSFALTHFGTMRFLLLYMPGHLRNSAQGLYAACSGGLFMVLATVAAGPLFEAFAGRAYLAMAAMSVAASALAFALLRITPTETAAAGSSGSPRN, encoded by the coding sequence ATGCAGCCTCAGGCCCTCAATTTCCGCCTCTGCTTCTTTATGTCCTTCCTGTTCCTGGGATTGGGCGTGCAGCTGCCGTTCCTGCCCCTTTGGCTCGCCGATCGCGGCCTCACCACCGCCGAAATCGCCGCCGTGCTTTCCGGCCAGATCGTCATCCGCATGTTCGGGGCGCCGCTCGGCACCTTCCTCGCCGACCGCTATGACCGGCCGATCGTGCTCGTGCGGATAGGCGCGCTTCTCTGCGCGGCGAGCTATCTGCTGATGAGCTTCATGACCGATTTCGCGACGATCTTCCCGGTGGCGGTGCTGGCCTCCGTCTTCCTGTCGCCGGTCGGCCCGATCGCCGAGAATTTCGCCATCGTCGAAAGCGCCAAGGCCGGTCTCGATTACGGGCGGCAAAGGCTCTGGGCCTCGGTGAGCTTCTTTATCGGCACGATAGTCGCTGGGTTCGCGCTCGAATGGATGGCGACCGGCCAGGCGGTGCTGCTCATCGCGGTCAGCTATGCGGCACTCGCCGCCGCGGGTTTAGTCCTGCCCGATCGTCGACCGCAGAAGGCTGCCGCGTCCGAAACACCCGCCGCCATGGTCAAGCCCGCCGACATATTGCAGCTGTTCCGCCGGCGGGGCTTCGTCATTTTCCTCCTCGCCGTCAGCATCGCGCAAGCGAGCCATGCGCTCCTCTATGGCTTCGGCTCGCTCCATTGGGAACAGCTCGGCCACTCCAAGGCGGTGATCGGCATCTTGTGGGGCATCGGGGTAGCGGCGGAAGTGGTGTTCTTCTTCTTCTCGGGCCGCCTGGTGCCGCGTTTCGCCCCGACCGTGCTCATCCTTCTCGGCTGCCTTGCCGGGATTCTGCGCTGGACGATCACCGCCTTCGACCCGGCGCTCTGGCTGCTCCTGCCGCTGCAGGCGCTGCACGCCTTGAGCTTCGCGCTCACCCATTTCGGGACGATGCGCTTTCTTCTGCTTTATATGCCGGGGCACTTACGCAATTCGGCGCAAGGGCTTTACGCCGCCTGTTCGGGCGGCCTCTTCATGGTGCTGGCGACAGTGGCGGCGGGGCCGCTCTTCGAGGCCTTTGCCGGCCGTGCCTATCTGGCGATGGCGGCGATGTCGGTGGCGGCCTCGGCGCTGGCTTTCGCGCTTCTGCGCATCACCCCCACAGAGACGGCGGCGGCGGGCTCATCAGGCTCCCCGCGAAATTGA
- a CDS encoding serine hydrolase: MSALEARIQKILDDHVARGVVGMSLALGLPGKEIALYQSGVADKFKRTPMRGDHLFRIASCTKTFIATGLHLLVEDGKVSLDEPITRWFPDMPKAAQMPVRILLNHRSGLPDFETSMPMISDKIWTAEEIVEFSFKHGTQKEPWHGMEYSNTGYVLAGMIIAHETGKPYSEHLRSRIFTPLGMKDTWVGTHEQFPIAREARGYMHSDDDEKPQWDVSGAGDPVDGVWDATEWFPLSGANGAGDMVSTPRDIVTFLNALFDGRVLKAKQLAEMVDNIKPASFPGSNVVANGHGVLIMRYGDIDVTGHLGQIPGHTSIMGRDRKNGATIMLIQNSGAGDFESFYLKGINEPAGKIFAAIREATGANP, encoded by the coding sequence ATGAGCGCGCTCGAAGCCCGCATCCAGAAGATCCTCGATGACCATGTTGCGCGCGGCGTGGTCGGTATGTCGCTGGCGCTTGGCCTGCCGGGCAAGGAGATCGCGCTCTATCAGAGCGGCGTGGCGGACAAATTCAAGCGCACGCCCATGCGGGGCGATCATCTGTTCCGGATCGCCAGCTGCACCAAGACGTTCATCGCGACCGGACTGCATCTGCTTGTCGAGGACGGCAAGGTCTCTCTCGACGAACCGATCACGCGCTGGTTTCCCGATATGCCCAAGGCGGCGCAGATGCCGGTGCGGATTCTGTTGAACCACCGCAGCGGCCTGCCCGATTTCGAGACATCCATGCCGATGATCTCCGATAAGATCTGGACCGCCGAGGAGATTGTGGAATTCTCCTTCAAGCACGGCACGCAGAAGGAGCCGTGGCACGGCATGGAGTACTCCAATACGGGCTATGTTCTGGCCGGCATGATCATCGCGCATGAGACGGGCAAGCCCTATTCAGAGCATCTTAGAAGCAGGATATTCACGCCGTTGGGGATGAAGGACACCTGGGTGGGAACGCATGAGCAGTTCCCGATTGCGCGTGAGGCGCGCGGCTACATGCACAGCGACGACGACGAGAAGCCGCAATGGGATGTCAGCGGCGCCGGCGACCCGGTCGACGGCGTGTGGGACGCCACCGAATGGTTCCCGCTATCGGGCGCCAATGGCGCCGGCGACATGGTTTCGACGCCGCGCGATATCGTCACTTTCCTGAACGCTCTGTTCGACGGGCGCGTCTTGAAGGCGAAGCAATTGGCCGAAATGGTGGACAACATCAAGCCGGCGTCATTCCCCGGTTCAAATGTCGTCGCCAACGGGCACGGTGTGCTGATCATGCGCTACGGCGATATCGACGTCACAGGCCATCTCGGCCAGATTCCGGGTCATACCAGCATCATGGGGCGCGACCGGAAGAATGGCGCGACCATCATGCTGATCCAGAATTCGGGGGCAGGGGATTTTGAATCCTTCTACCTGAAAGGGATCAATGAGCCGGCCGGTAAAATATTCGCCGCCATACGGGAGGCGACCGGCGCTAACCCGTAA
- the dgcA gene encoding N-acetyl-D-Glu racemase DgcA, with protein MARQVKIAHESWPIAGSFTISRGSKTAADVVTVAISEDGITGHGECVPYPRYEETVPQVLAALEAARAAIEGGLERRDIARHVAPKAARNALDCALWDLEAKRAGTPVWRLAGISEPLPVITAYTLSLDTPEAMARAAANAADRPLLKLKLGREGDEERIDAIRQAAPKARLIVDANEGWNEAVLPRLLEACARAGIELVEQPLPAAADDALRGIDRKVVICADESAHDAAGVHKLIGKYDALNIKLDKTGGLTGALELARAARDSDLKIMVGCMLATSLAMAPAMLLAQFADFVDLDGPLLLKSDRTPGINFAGSLMSPPPPSLWG; from the coding sequence ATGGCCCGCCAGGTCAAGATCGCTCATGAGAGCTGGCCGATCGCCGGCTCCTTCACCATCTCGCGCGGTTCGAAGACCGCCGCTGATGTCGTCACCGTCGCCATCAGCGAAGACGGCATCACCGGGCACGGCGAATGCGTTCCCTATCCGCGCTACGAGGAGACCGTCCCGCAGGTGCTGGCCGCCCTCGAAGCGGCGCGCGCCGCCATCGAAGGCGGTCTCGAGCGCCGGGATATCGCCCGTCACGTCGCGCCTAAGGCGGCGCGCAATGCGCTCGACTGCGCCTTGTGGGATCTGGAAGCCAAACGCGCCGGCACGCCCGTCTGGCGGCTCGCCGGGATTTCCGAGCCTCTGCCCGTCATCACCGCCTATACGCTGAGCCTCGACACGCCGGAGGCGATGGCGAGAGCGGCGGCCAATGCCGCCGACCGCCCTCTTCTCAAGCTCAAGCTTGGCCGCGAGGGCGATGAGGAGCGTATCGACGCCATCCGCCAGGCCGCGCCCAAGGCGCGCCTGATCGTTGACGCCAATGAAGGCTGGAACGAAGCGGTGCTGCCGCGTTTGCTGGAGGCCTGCGCCAGGGCCGGCATCGAGCTCGTCGAGCAGCCCTTGCCCGCCGCGGCCGACGACGCGTTGCGCGGCATCGACCGCAAGGTGGTGATCTGCGCCGATGAATCCGCCCATGACGCCGCCGGCGTCCACAAGCTGATTGGCAAGTATGACGCCCTCAATATCAAGCTCGACAAGACCGGCGGCCTGACCGGTGCTCTCGAGCTGGCGCGCGCCGCCCGTGATAGCGATCTCAAGATCATGGTCGGCTGCATGCTGGCGACCTCGCTCGCCATGGCGCCGGCGATGCTGCTCGCGCAGTTCGCGGATTTCGTCGATCTGGATGGGCCGCTGTTGTTGAAGAGCGACCGTACGCCCGGCATCAATTTCGCGGGGAGCCTGATGAGCCCGCCGCCGCCGTCTCTGTGGGGGTGA